One Deltaproteobacteria bacterium genomic window carries:
- a CDS encoding SCO family protein — translation MSLRGSLRLALALVVAATLGACDAGNPAEKLHRYEVEGVVQDVDDAHKQALIDHEEVPGVMPAMTMSFDVPDAAVFEKLAPGQRIAFTLEIRDRVFRIIDAEVLEEKAAPGRPGAIAGVVEDLAPDFALTDQAGAEVTLASLRGKTLLIDFIYTHCPGPCPVLTGRHAQIQRELAPEIRARTHFVSISLDPERDTPEAMASYARVRGADLASWSFLTGEPERVRDVLARYGVFAQKSKNPGEVDHVVVTLLVDGKGRVVKRLFGVEDSVKDVKQALVEIASAS, via the coding sequence ATGTCCTTGCGTGGCTCGCTGCGGCTCGCACTCGCTCTGGTCGTTGCGGCAACACTCGGCGCCTGCGACGCGGGCAATCCCGCGGAGAAGCTGCACCGCTACGAGGTCGAGGGCGTCGTGCAGGACGTCGACGACGCGCACAAACAAGCGCTGATCGACCACGAAGAAGTGCCCGGCGTGATGCCGGCGATGACGATGAGCTTCGACGTGCCCGACGCGGCCGTGTTCGAGAAGCTCGCGCCGGGCCAGCGCATCGCGTTCACGCTCGAGATTCGCGACCGCGTGTTCCGCATCATCGACGCCGAGGTGCTCGAAGAGAAGGCGGCGCCCGGCCGCCCCGGCGCGATCGCGGGCGTCGTCGAGGACCTCGCGCCCGACTTCGCGCTCACTGATCAAGCCGGCGCGGAAGTCACGCTGGCGAGCCTGCGCGGGAAGACGCTGCTGATCGACTTCATCTACACGCACTGCCCCGGCCCGTGCCCCGTGCTGACCGGCCGCCACGCGCAGATCCAGCGCGAGCTCGCGCCCGAGATTCGCGCGCGCACGCACTTCGTCTCGATCAGCCTCGATCCGGAGCGCGACACGCCCGAGGCGATGGCGAGCTACGCGCGCGTTCGCGGCGCGGACCTCGCGAGCTGGTCGTTCCTCACGGGCGAGCCCGAGCGCGTGCGCGATGTGCTCGCGCGCTACGGCGTGTTCGCGCAGAAGAGCAAGAACCCCGGCGAGGTCGACCACGTCGTGGTGACGCTGCTCGTCGACGGCAAGGGGCGCGTGGTGAAGCGCCTGTTCGGTGTCGAGGACAGCGTGAAGGACGTGAAGCAGGCGCTCGTCGAGATCGCCTCCGCTTCCTAG
- a CDS encoding (2Fe-2S)-binding protein, translating to MGVKIRVNVNGEAQEDDVAPRTLLVHWLRENLALTGTHIGCETTLCGACTVHVDGMAVKSCTMLAVQADGCDVRTIEGMGELDALHPVQRGFWEEHGLQCGYCTPGMIMAASALLAQNADPSEAQIRHALEGNICRCTGYQQIVNAVQHAARLAREGK from the coding sequence GTGGGCGTGAAGATCCGTGTGAACGTGAATGGCGAAGCGCAGGAGGACGACGTCGCTCCGCGCACGCTGCTCGTGCATTGGCTGCGCGAGAACCTCGCCCTGACCGGTACGCACATCGGCTGCGAGACGACGCTGTGCGGCGCGTGCACCGTGCACGTAGACGGCATGGCGGTGAAGAGCTGCACGATGCTCGCGGTGCAGGCCGACGGCTGCGACGTGCGCACGATCGAGGGCATGGGCGAGCTCGACGCGCTGCATCCCGTGCAGCGCGGCTTCTGGGAAGAGCACGGGCTCCAGTGCGGCTACTGCACGCCCGGCATGATCATGGCCGCCTCCGCGCTGCTCGCGCAGAACGCGGATCCGAGCGAGGCGCAGATTCGCCACGCGCTCGAAGGCAACATCTGCCGCTGCACCGGCTATCAGCAGATCGTGAACGCGGTGCAGCACGCGGCGCGGCTCGCGCGGGAGGGCAAGTGA
- the rpmG gene encoding 50S ribosomal protein L33: MAKKSKREKIKLESTAGTGHFYTTSKNRINTPDKMEFKKYDPVARKHVVYKEAKLK; encoded by the coding sequence GTGGCCAAGAAGAGCAAGCGCGAGAAGATCAAGCTCGAGTCGACGGCCGGAACCGGCCACTTCTACACGACGAGCAAGAACCGCATCAACACGCCGGACAAGATGGAGTTCAAGAAGTACGACCCGGTGGCGCGCAAGCACGTCGTCTACAAGGAAGCCAAGCTGAAGTAG
- a CDS encoding NAD(P)-dependent oxidoreductase, translated as MSSVAFLCLGAMGRPMAGHLARAGHAVVAYNRTRGKAEAWAAEYGGRVASTPRDAVSGAEFVFACTGNDADLREITLGAQGAFAALAPGAVFVDHTTASPALARELAAEAEKRGAHFVDAPVSGGEEGAKRGQLSIMAGGDAAAFERAREVFACYAKAALLIGPSGAGQLTKAVNQLCIAGVLAGLSEGLAFAEKSGLDLTRVIEAVSKGAAQSWQLDNRARTMAERRYDFGFAVDWMRKDLGIAFAEAARIGASVDAARAVDALYAQLQRGGGGRRDTSSLIEAVR; from the coding sequence ATGAGCAGCGTGGCGTTCCTGTGTCTCGGCGCGATGGGCCGCCCGATGGCGGGCCACCTCGCGCGCGCGGGGCACGCAGTCGTCGCCTACAACCGCACGCGCGGGAAGGCGGAGGCGTGGGCCGCCGAGTACGGCGGGCGCGTCGCTTCGACGCCGCGGGACGCCGTGAGCGGCGCAGAGTTCGTGTTCGCTTGCACGGGCAACGACGCCGACCTGCGCGAGATCACGCTCGGCGCGCAGGGCGCCTTCGCCGCGCTCGCGCCCGGCGCGGTGTTCGTGGATCACACGACTGCATCGCCAGCCCTCGCGCGCGAGCTCGCGGCCGAAGCCGAGAAGCGCGGCGCGCACTTCGTCGACGCGCCGGTCTCGGGCGGGGAAGAGGGCGCGAAGCGCGGGCAGCTGAGCATCATGGCCGGCGGCGACGCCGCGGCCTTCGAGCGCGCGCGCGAAGTGTTCGCTTGTTATGCCAAGGCTGCGCTCCTGATCGGGCCGAGCGGCGCGGGCCAGCTCACCAAGGCGGTGAACCAGCTCTGCATCGCCGGCGTGCTGGCGGGCCTCTCCGAAGGCCTCGCGTTCGCGGAGAAGTCCGGCCTCGATCTCACGCGCGTGATCGAGGCGGTCTCGAAAGGCGCGGCACAGTCATGGCAGCTCGACAACCGCGCGCGCACGATGGCCGAGCGCCGCTACGACTTCGGCTTCGCGGTGGACTGGATGCGCAAAGACCTCGGCATCGCCTTCGCCGAGGCCGCGCGGATCGGCGCGAGCGTCGACGCCGCGCGCGCGGTCGACGCGCTCTACGCGCAGCTCCAGCGCGGCGGCGGCGGGCGGCGTGACACGTCGAGCTTGATCGAGGCGGTGCGGTAG
- a CDS encoding glutathione S-transferase family protein yields MKLHDNATAPNPRRVRIFLAEKGISVPVAQVDISKSENRSGEFRAKNPFGQVPVLELDDGTCISESVAICRYFEEVQPEPPLFGIGAKERALVEMWNRRMELELSMPIFQCFQNTHEFMKSRMPQVPEFGAVSKQRAERALGMLDGMLADRRFIAGERYSIADITAFVGVDFARVVKIRPAPEHTNVLRWLAEMSARPSAKA; encoded by the coding sequence ATGAAGCTGCACGACAACGCAACGGCTCCGAACCCGCGGCGCGTGCGGATCTTCCTGGCGGAAAAGGGGATCAGCGTCCCCGTCGCGCAGGTCGACATCTCGAAGTCGGAGAATCGCAGCGGCGAGTTCCGCGCGAAGAATCCGTTCGGGCAGGTGCCCGTGCTCGAGCTCGACGACGGCACCTGCATCTCCGAGAGCGTCGCGATCTGCCGCTACTTCGAGGAAGTGCAGCCCGAGCCGCCGCTGTTCGGCATCGGCGCAAAGGAGCGCGCGCTGGTCGAGATGTGGAACCGGCGCATGGAGCTCGAGCTCTCGATGCCGATCTTCCAGTGCTTCCAGAACACGCACGAGTTCATGAAGAGCCGCATGCCGCAGGTGCCCGAGTTCGGCGCGGTCTCGAAGCAGCGCGCCGAGCGGGCGCTCGGGATGCTCGACGGCATGCTCGCGGATCGGCGCTTCATCGCGGGCGAGCGCTACTCGATCGCCGACATCACCGCGTTCGTCGGCGTCGACTTCGCTCGCGTCGTGAAGATCCGGCCCGCGCCCGAGCACACGAACGTGCTGCGCTGGCTCGCCGAGATGAGCGCGCGCCCCAGCGCAAAGGCGTGA
- a CDS encoding AAA family ATPase encodes MTPADAIARLRAALDAAIVGHDDAKTALVLARLARQHALLIGPSGCGKSALAEAWLGAAGGSAARIAFHRDTRAAALLGDVALVREPHARGERIALRTLPSALARAELWHLDDLERAPGEALAPLLRMLAEREGPHGALPLASAVATLLPRWQSRHADPPEPAQLDRFALQVRMHGLALASDPTQASALLARASELQADARGKDPDPTTWHFAIAASPAAAARVALPAAVLADWHALWRRIAQLCASAGAQLPSDRVVAAIGLAVLRAHALLHARSEAARADLRAARFMLAARVPESLLRAAEQLVERAAAGELAPPSTTPRAGRAVAGDAGGRARIPPTERREAERSALLSPLAPLRHRPEPADVSRLVRALAGRIDRAKAERAADPGGSPRRRAPLRRLDDALDADAAELLLWADGAWPSGPALLRRERRSEGGALALLRDISASMEGARTRLAADVIAGIVRAAGKRRMRIGYVEFHHDAEPLLVDGALFHRRTRALLERARLARAEGRTSYEAPLRVALAALRALGQRGGHIVLLTDGMPVVGDARVTRERALAQELGARIHTVFLGTEEMPALLPELAGETGGICFRAVRERSRVTLVPAQPPRAVAPLRAVR; translated from the coding sequence ATGACTCCCGCTGACGCCATCGCACGGCTTCGCGCCGCGCTCGACGCGGCGATCGTCGGCCACGACGACGCGAAGACGGCGCTCGTGCTCGCGCGGCTCGCGCGCCAGCACGCGTTGTTGATCGGCCCGAGCGGCTGCGGCAAGAGCGCGCTCGCGGAGGCGTGGCTCGGCGCCGCGGGCGGGAGCGCCGCGCGCATCGCGTTTCATCGCGACACGCGCGCGGCGGCGCTGCTCGGGGATGTCGCGCTCGTGCGCGAGCCGCACGCGCGCGGCGAGCGCATCGCATTGCGCACGCTGCCGAGTGCGCTCGCGCGCGCCGAGCTGTGGCATCTCGACGACCTCGAGCGCGCGCCCGGCGAGGCGCTCGCGCCGCTGCTGCGCATGCTCGCCGAGCGCGAGGGCCCGCACGGCGCACTGCCGCTCGCGAGCGCCGTCGCGACGCTGCTACCGCGCTGGCAGTCGCGCCACGCCGACCCGCCCGAGCCCGCCCAGCTCGACCGCTTCGCGCTGCAGGTGCGCATGCACGGCCTCGCGCTCGCGAGCGACCCGACGCAGGCGAGCGCGCTGCTCGCGCGTGCGAGTGAGCTGCAAGCGGATGCGAGGGGGAAAGATCCCGACCCCACGACGTGGCACTTCGCGATCGCCGCTTCCCCGGCCGCCGCTGCTCGCGTCGCGCTGCCCGCCGCCGTCCTCGCCGATTGGCACGCGCTTTGGCGCCGCATCGCGCAGCTGTGCGCGAGCGCGGGCGCGCAGCTTCCCAGCGATCGCGTCGTCGCGGCGATCGGCCTCGCGGTGCTGCGAGCCCACGCGCTGCTGCACGCGCGCAGCGAAGCCGCGCGCGCGGATCTGCGCGCGGCGCGCTTCATGCTCGCCGCGCGCGTGCCTGAGTCGTTACTGCGCGCGGCCGAGCAGCTCGTGGAGCGCGCGGCGGCCGGCGAGCTCGCGCCGCCTTCCACGACGCCGCGCGCGGGTCGCGCCGTGGCGGGTGACGCGGGCGGCCGCGCGCGCATACCGCCCACGGAGCGGCGCGAGGCCGAGCGGAGCGCGCTGCTCTCGCCGCTCGCGCCGCTGCGGCATCGCCCCGAGCCGGCGGACGTGTCGCGCCTGGTGCGCGCGCTCGCAGGCCGGATCGATCGCGCGAAGGCGGAGCGCGCCGCGGACCCGGGCGGCTCGCCGCGCCGGCGTGCGCCGCTGCGCCGGCTCGACGACGCGCTCGACGCGGACGCAGCCGAGCTGCTGCTGTGGGCCGACGGCGCGTGGCCGAGTGGCCCGGCGCTGCTGCGCCGCGAGCGCCGCAGCGAGGGCGGCGCACTCGCGCTGCTGCGCGACATCTCCGCCTCGATGGAAGGCGCGCGCACGCGGCTCGCGGCGGACGTGATTGCCGGCATCGTGCGCGCCGCAGGGAAGCGGCGCATGCGCATCGGCTACGTCGAGTTTCATCACGACGCGGAGCCGCTGCTCGTGGACGGCGCGCTCTTTCATCGCCGCACGCGCGCGCTGCTGGAACGCGCGCGGCTCGCTCGCGCCGAGGGGCGCACGAGCTACGAGGCGCCGCTGCGGGTCGCGCTCGCCGCCCTACGCGCGCTCGGCCAGCGCGGCGGGCACATCGTGCTGCTGACCGACGGCATGCCGGTCGTCGGCGACGCGCGCGTCACGCGCGAGCGCGCGCTCGCGCAAGAGCTCGGCGCTCGCATTCATACCGTGTTCCTCGGCACCGAAGAGATGCCCGCGCTCTTGCCCGAGCTTGCGGGCGAGACGGGTGGCATCTGCTTCCGCGCCGTTCGCGAGCGCTCGCGGGTCACCCTCGTTCCGGCGCAGCCGCCGCGCGCCGTCGCGCCGCTGCGCGCCGTGCGATAG
- the ettA gene encoding energy-dependent translational throttle protein EttA: protein MADFVFTMHDLRKVVPPDRVILDGITLAFLPGAKIGVLGPNGSGKSSLLRIMAGVDKDFLGEARPHPALKIGYLAQEPQLDPTKDVKGNVEDGVASVKNLLVRFEEISAKFAEPLEDDEMNKLLEEQGRLQDQIDAVNGWELDHTLEIAMDALRLPPGDADVTKLSGGERRRVALCRLLLSKPDMLLLDEPTNHLDAESVAWLEHFLQEYPGTVVAVTHDRYFLDNVAGWILELDRGRGIPYQGNYTGWLEQKKARLAVEEKQAGARQRTLDREMEWIKMSPRARQSKSKARIREFEALRQQEEARLPETVEINIPAGPRLGDVVIESKNLMKGYGDRLLIDDLTFNLPAGGIVGVIGANGVGKSTLFRMLVGEEKPDTGSIRLGETVKLAYVDQSRDALAPNKSVWEEISGGAERIPLGKREIASRAYVSSFGFKGADQQKRVGELSGGERNRVHLAKLLKSGGNVLLLDEPTNDLDVDTLRALEDALVGFAGCVVVISHDRWFLDRIATHMLAFEGDSHAEWFEGNYQEYEADYKRRKGAEADQPHRVRFKSLHR from the coding sequence ATGGCCGACTTCGTCTTCACCATGCACGACCTGCGCAAGGTCGTTCCGCCGGATCGCGTGATCCTCGACGGCATCACGCTCGCGTTCTTGCCCGGCGCGAAGATCGGCGTGCTCGGGCCCAACGGCTCGGGCAAGAGCTCGCTGCTGCGCATCATGGCGGGCGTCGACAAGGACTTCCTCGGCGAGGCGCGCCCGCACCCGGCGCTGAAGATCGGATACCTCGCGCAGGAGCCGCAGCTCGATCCCACGAAGGACGTGAAGGGCAACGTCGAAGACGGCGTCGCGTCGGTCAAGAACTTGTTGGTGCGCTTCGAAGAGATCAGCGCGAAGTTCGCCGAGCCGCTCGAAGATGACGAGATGAACAAGCTGCTGGAAGAGCAGGGCCGTCTTCAGGATCAGATCGACGCGGTGAACGGCTGGGAGCTCGATCACACGCTCGAGATCGCGATGGACGCGCTGCGCCTCCCGCCGGGTGACGCCGACGTGACGAAGCTCTCGGGCGGCGAGCGCCGCCGCGTCGCGCTGTGCCGCCTGCTGCTGTCGAAGCCGGACATGTTGTTATTGGACGAGCCCACGAACCACCTCGACGCCGAGTCGGTGGCGTGGCTCGAGCACTTCCTGCAGGAGTACCCGGGCACCGTCGTGGCCGTCACGCACGACCGCTACTTCCTCGACAACGTCGCGGGCTGGATCCTCGAGCTCGATCGCGGGCGCGGCATCCCGTATCAGGGCAACTACACCGGCTGGCTCGAGCAGAAGAAGGCGCGCCTCGCAGTGGAGGAGAAGCAGGCCGGCGCGCGCCAGCGCACGCTCGATCGCGAGATGGAGTGGATCAAGATGTCGCCGCGCGCGCGGCAGTCGAAGAGCAAGGCGCGCATCCGCGAGTTCGAGGCGCTGCGCCAGCAAGAGGAAGCGCGCCTGCCCGAGACGGTCGAGATCAACATCCCCGCCGGTCCGCGCCTCGGCGACGTCGTGATCGAGTCGAAGAACCTGATGAAGGGCTACGGCGACCGCCTGCTGATCGATGACCTCACGTTCAACCTGCCCGCCGGCGGCATCGTGGGCGTGATTGGCGCGAACGGCGTGGGCAAGAGCACGCTGTTTCGCATGCTCGTCGGCGAGGAGAAGCCCGACACGGGATCGATCCGCCTCGGCGAGACGGTGAAGCTCGCCTACGTGGACCAGAGCCGCGACGCGCTCGCGCCTAACAAGTCCGTGTGGGAGGAGATCAGCGGCGGCGCCGAGCGCATCCCGCTCGGCAAGCGCGAGATCGCATCGCGCGCCTATGTCTCGTCGTTCGGATTCAAGGGCGCGGACCAGCAGAAGCGCGTGGGCGAGCTGTCGGGCGGCGAACGCAACCGCGTTCACCTCGCGAAGCTGCTGAAGAGCGGCGGCAACGTATTGTTACTGGACGAGCCGACCAACGACCTCGACGTCGACACGCTGCGCGCGCTCGAAGACGCGCTGGTCGGCTTCGCGGGCTGCGTCGTGGTGATCTCCCACGACCGCTGGTTCCTCGACCGCATCGCGACGCACATGCTGGCGTTCGAGGGCGACTCGCACGCCGAGTGGTTCGAGGGCAACTATCAGGAGTACGAGGCCGACTACAAGCGCCGCAAGGGCGCCGAGGCGGACCAGCCGCACCGCGTGCGCTTCAAGAGCTTGCATCGCTGA
- a CDS encoding pyridoxamine 5'-phosphate oxidase family protein gives MELSPRAIELRLAREPRAVLATLRADGSAALVPIVFAWVSGALWSPIDGKPKRGAALARVANLARDSRVSVLLDAYAEDWSRLWWLRVEGVARATSASIAPAEAALRAKYSQYAATPLHVGAAQLLRIEPARVASWAASAEAVRAAEEDR, from the coding sequence ATGGAGCTGTCGCCGCGCGCGATCGAGCTGCGCCTCGCGCGAGAGCCGCGCGCGGTGCTCGCGACGCTGCGCGCCGACGGCAGCGCAGCGCTCGTGCCGATCGTGTTCGCGTGGGTGAGCGGCGCGCTCTGGTCGCCGATCGATGGCAAGCCCAAGCGCGGCGCCGCGCTCGCGCGGGTCGCGAACCTGGCGCGGGACTCCCGCGTGAGCGTGCTGCTCGACGCCTACGCCGAGGATTGGTCGCGGCTCTGGTGGCTGCGCGTCGAAGGCGTGGCGCGGGCCACCAGCGCCAGCATCGCGCCTGCGGAGGCGGCGCTGCGCGCGAAGTACTCGCAGTACGCGGCGACACCGCTCCACGTGGGCGCTGCGCAGTTGTTACGGATCGAGCCGGCGCGCGTGGCGAGCTGGGCGGCGTCAGCCGAGGCGGTGCGCGCCGCAGAGGAGGATCGATGA
- a CDS encoding molybdopterin-dependent oxidoreductase, translating to MPVKPIHVGERIKRREDPRLIRGMATYTDDVKLHGMLHAAFVRSDYAAGRIVKIDATRARALPGVAAIYTADDLRGNVGQTPAWVVLPGMKHAPHPLLADGEVRYVGQPVAVVVAKDKYAARDAALAVEVEIDSRDAAVDPEAALQPGAPLVYPEFGTNLAATISNPHADTERLFAEAHGTLTLKLLNQRVAPVPMEGRAVVAHWEEGPQKLTLWTSTQTPHAAKQNVAICLGIPELRVRVIAPEVGGGFGQKIPTYGEECLLPWISKKLRRPVKWAETRTENLANAAHGRGQVTTLDVAYDRDGRVLALRGKTIAEMGAFVSMLGALIPTFTHLLAAGPYTIRAVSWETSCVYTNTMATDAYRGAGRPEAAYYVERAMDAIAAKLGLDRVEVRRRNLIAPDAFPYHAPTGAVYDSGNYQACLEKAVARFDYTGAIAARDRARSEGKLAGIGVATFTEVCGLGPSTGTAAPARAGFWESAELRVEPTGAVTVMTGASPHGQGQETAFAQMVADYFGIDIDSVNVIHGDTDVVTHGVGTFGSRGLVVGGTAVHMAAQKILAKAKRIAAHLLDTTEERVNVDGGVFSVVGGARKLTFADVASAAHTWGVAVPGEEPGLEAVARFEPSGTTFPFGVHFCTVTIDRETGQLAIERFVSVDDVGNIINPLLADGQRLGGIIQGLGQALCEEVRYDESGQLMTATFMDYAMPRAAMFPRIELDSTCTPSPLNPLGAKGIGELGTIGSTPCLVSAVLDALAPLGVSHVDMPLKPEKLWRLIQQAGASRA from the coding sequence ATGCCCGTGAAGCCGATCCACGTGGGCGAGCGCATCAAGCGGCGCGAGGACCCGCGCCTGATCCGCGGCATGGCCACCTACACCGATGACGTGAAGCTGCACGGCATGCTGCACGCGGCGTTCGTGCGCAGTGATTATGCGGCGGGGCGCATCGTGAAGATCGATGCGACGCGCGCACGCGCACTGCCCGGCGTGGCCGCGATCTACACCGCGGACGACCTGCGCGGAAACGTCGGGCAAACCCCGGCGTGGGTCGTGCTGCCCGGCATGAAGCACGCGCCGCATCCGCTGCTCGCGGACGGCGAGGTGCGCTACGTCGGCCAGCCCGTCGCGGTGGTCGTGGCGAAGGACAAGTACGCGGCGCGCGATGCGGCGCTGGCGGTCGAGGTCGAGATCGACTCGCGCGATGCGGCCGTCGATCCCGAAGCGGCGCTGCAGCCTGGCGCGCCGCTCGTGTATCCGGAGTTCGGAACGAACCTCGCCGCGACGATCTCGAATCCGCACGCCGACACGGAGCGCCTCTTCGCCGAAGCGCACGGCACGCTCACGCTGAAGCTGCTCAATCAGCGCGTTGCGCCGGTGCCGATGGAAGGGCGAGCGGTCGTCGCGCATTGGGAAGAGGGCCCGCAGAAGCTCACGCTGTGGACCTCGACGCAGACGCCGCACGCCGCGAAGCAGAACGTCGCGATCTGTCTCGGCATCCCCGAGCTGCGCGTGCGCGTGATCGCGCCGGAAGTCGGCGGCGGCTTCGGGCAGAAGATTCCGACCTACGGCGAGGAGTGCCTCTTGCCGTGGATCTCGAAGAAGCTGCGCCGCCCCGTGAAGTGGGCGGAGACGCGCACCGAGAACCTCGCGAACGCCGCGCACGGGCGCGGCCAGGTGACGACGCTCGACGTCGCCTACGACCGCGACGGGCGCGTGCTCGCGCTGCGCGGCAAGACGATCGCCGAGATGGGCGCCTTCGTTTCGATGCTCGGTGCGCTGATCCCCACCTTCACGCATCTGCTCGCCGCGGGTCCGTACACGATTCGCGCCGTGTCGTGGGAGACGAGTTGCGTCTACACGAACACGATGGCGACGGACGCCTACCGCGGCGCGGGCCGGCCCGAGGCCGCCTATTACGTCGAGCGCGCGATGGACGCGATCGCGGCCAAGCTCGGCCTCGATCGCGTCGAAGTGCGCCGGCGCAATCTCATCGCGCCGGACGCGTTCCCGTATCACGCGCCGACCGGCGCCGTGTACGACAGCGGGAATTATCAGGCGTGCCTCGAGAAAGCAGTCGCGCGCTTCGACTACACGGGCGCGATCGCCGCGCGCGATCGCGCGCGCAGCGAGGGCAAGCTCGCCGGTATCGGTGTCGCGACGTTCACCGAGGTGTGCGGGCTCGGGCCCAGCACCGGCACCGCGGCGCCCGCACGCGCGGGCTTCTGGGAGAGCGCCGAGCTGCGCGTCGAGCCCACCGGCGCGGTCACCGTAATGACTGGCGCCTCGCCGCACGGGCAGGGCCAGGAGACGGCGTTCGCGCAGATGGTCGCGGACTACTTCGGCATCGACATCGACTCGGTGAACGTGATCCACGGCGACACCGACGTCGTGACCCACGGCGTCGGCACCTTCGGCAGCCGCGGCCTCGTGGTCGGCGGCACCGCGGTGCACATGGCGGCGCAGAAGATCCTCGCGAAGGCGAAGCGCATCGCCGCGCACCTGCTCGACACCACCGAAGAGCGAGTGAACGTGGACGGCGGCGTCTTCAGCGTGGTCGGCGGGGCGCGCAAGCTCACGTTCGCCGACGTCGCGAGCGCGGCGCACACCTGGGGCGTGGCGGTGCCGGGCGAGGAGCCGGGCCTCGAAGCCGTCGCGCGCTTCGAGCCGAGCGGCACCACGTTCCCGTTCGGCGTGCACTTCTGCACCGTGACGATCGACAGAGAGACGGGCCAGCTCGCGATCGAGCGCTTCGTCTCCGTCGACGACGTGGGCAACATCATCAACCCGCTGCTCGCGGACGGACAGCGCCTCGGCGGAATCATCCAAGGTCTCGGTCAGGCGCTCTGCGAAGAGGTCCGGTACGACGAGAGCGGCCAGCTGATGACCGCGACGTTCATGGACTACGCGATGCCGCGCGCCGCGATGTTCCCGCGCATCGAGCTCGACTCGACCTGCACGCCGAGCCCGCTCAACCCGCTCGGCGCAAAGGGCATCGGCGAGCTCGGCACGATCGGGTCAACGCCGTGCCTCGTGTCCGCGGTGCTCGACGCGCTCGCGCCGCTCGGCGTCTCGCACGTGGACATGCCGCTCAAGCCCGAGAAGCTGTGGCGGCTGATTCAGCAGGCGGGCGCAAGCCGTGCGTAG
- a CDS encoding MoxR family ATPase: MDAALARERIRAVAAQLDAFVVGHDEAKRALVLALVCREHIYLEGPPGAAKTRMAEVAARAAGLGFFFYQLHRDTRLAELVGDTVLERAPLPSGGERIAQRVLPGGIATAEVCVLDDISRAPGEALNVLLRLLQERKLGDVSIPLLTAIATSNPQRDEYYNEPLDPANLDRFALQLRVPGLLGAEDLAPARELVERAASGALAEDPRASAVCDRGALDAAFAAIARIAVPPRARDALLEALRILRAEYGCDETNSLLTDRTFLVKAVKLLRGSAWLAGRSEVASDDLAVLRWMTTFRVPEEAHEKIEEVIARVA; this comes from the coding sequence ATGGACGCCGCCCTCGCACGCGAACGCATCCGCGCCGTAGCCGCACAGCTCGACGCGTTCGTCGTGGGCCACGACGAGGCGAAACGCGCGCTCGTGCTCGCGCTCGTGTGCCGCGAGCACATCTATCTCGAAGGTCCGCCCGGCGCGGCGAAGACGCGCATGGCCGAAGTCGCCGCGCGCGCCGCGGGGCTCGGCTTCTTCTTCTATCAGCTGCACCGCGACACGCGGCTCGCCGAGCTCGTGGGCGACACGGTGCTCGAGCGCGCGCCGCTGCCGAGCGGGGGCGAGCGCATCGCGCAGCGCGTTCTGCCCGGTGGCATCGCGACCGCCGAGGTGTGCGTGCTCGACGACATCTCGCGCGCGCCCGGCGAGGCGCTCAACGTGTTGTTACGGCTGCTGCAGGAGCGCAAGCTCGGCGACGTCTCGATCCCGCTGCTGACGGCGATCGCCACGAGCAACCCGCAGCGCGACGAGTACTACAACGAGCCCCTGGACCCCGCGAACCTCGACCGCTTCGCGCTGCAGCTGCGCGTGCCGGGCCTGCTCGGCGCAGAAGACCTCGCGCCCGCGCGCGAGCTGGTCGAGCGCGCGGCGTCCGGCGCGCTCGCGGAAGACCCGCGCGCGAGCGCGGTCTGCGATCGCGGCGCGCTCGACGCCGCATTCGCCGCCATCGCGCGAATCGCGGTCCCGCCGCGCGCGCGCGATGCCCTGCTCGAAGCGCTGCGCATCCTGCGCGCCGAGTACGGCTGCGACGAGACGAACTCGCTGCTCACGGACCGCACGTTCCTCGTGAAAGCGGTGAAGCTGCTGCGCGGCAGCGCTTGGCTCGCGGGCCGCAGCGAAGTTGCGAGCGACGACCTCGCGGTGCTGCGCTGGATGACCACCTTTCGCGTGCCGGAAGAAGCGCACGAGAAGATCGAGGAAGTGATCGCGCGGGTCGCGTGA